One Pararhizobium sp. IMCC3301 DNA segment encodes these proteins:
- a CDS encoding sigma-54 dependent transcriptional regulator, which produces MASDILIVDDEADIRDLVAGILEDEGYEVRTAQDSDTALAAIDDRRPSLVFLDIWLQGSRLDGLALLDVIKEQHPELAVVIISGHGNIETAVSAIRRGAYDYIEKPFKADRLVLVAERSLENVKLKKEVVELRQKSVDAAELIGESPAMMQLRGAIEKIAPTNSRVMIFGPSGCGKELVARTLHQNSAREKGPFVCLNSAALTPEMTEIALFGTEVENGSGRSVGALEEAHGGTLYLDEVAEMPRDTQNKILRVLVDQSFQRVGGNKKVNVDVRILSSTAHNLDDEIAAGHFREDLYHRLAVVPLKVPSLSERREDIPMLVEHFIAQIANSVGMPVRALESDALAVLQAHPWPGNIRQLRNNLERLLILTRGDQEAVLSADLLPKEIGELLPSASEGGREAEHLMSMPLREAREIFEREYLTAQIARFGGNISKTSEFVGMERSALHRKLKSLNIG; this is translated from the coding sequence ATGGCTTCAGACATACTTATTGTAGACGATGAAGCGGATATTCGCGATCTGGTCGCGGGTATTCTGGAGGACGAGGGATACGAAGTGCGAACCGCGCAGGACAGTGATACCGCACTTGCTGCGATCGACGACCGCCGCCCAAGTCTGGTGTTTCTGGATATCTGGCTGCAGGGCAGCCGTCTCGACGGTCTGGCGCTGCTTGATGTAATCAAGGAGCAGCATCCGGAACTCGCTGTCGTCATCATTTCAGGCCACGGAAATATTGAAACTGCTGTGTCCGCCATCAGACGCGGTGCCTATGATTATATCGAAAAACCGTTCAAGGCGGACCGCCTGGTGCTGGTCGCCGAGCGGTCTCTTGAAAATGTGAAGTTGAAGAAAGAAGTCGTTGAGCTGCGCCAAAAGAGTGTGGATGCCGCGGAGCTGATCGGCGAGTCTCCGGCCATGATGCAGTTGCGCGGAGCCATTGAAAAGATAGCACCAACAAATAGCCGGGTGATGATTTTCGGACCCTCCGGTTGTGGTAAAGAGCTGGTTGCGCGGACGCTGCACCAGAATTCTGCGCGGGAAAAGGGGCCCTTTGTCTGTCTCAATTCTGCAGCACTGACGCCGGAGATGACCGAGATTGCCTTGTTTGGCACCGAGGTGGAAAATGGCAGTGGCCGGTCTGTCGGGGCTCTTGAGGAAGCCCATGGCGGCACCCTTTATCTGGACGAGGTCGCCGAAATGCCGCGCGACACCCAGAATAAAATTTTGCGCGTTCTGGTGGATCAGAGTTTCCAGCGGGTGGGGGGAAATAAAAAGGTCAATGTCGATGTCCGGATTCTGTCCTCCACAGCGCATAATCTGGACGACGAGATTGCTGCAGGACATTTTCGTGAGGACCTTTATCACCGTCTAGCAGTGGTGCCACTGAAAGTGCCGTCTCTGTCTGAACGCCGGGAAGATATCCCGATGCTCGTGGAACACTTTATTGCACAGATTGCGAACTCCGTCGGCATGCCGGTCCGCGCTCTGGAAAGTGATGCGTTGGCGGTGCTTCAGGCCCATCCCTGGCCGGGCAATATTCGTCAGCTCAGAAACAATCTGGAGCGGCTGTTGATTCTGACCCGGGGCGATCAGGAAGCCGTGCTGTCGGCCGACCTGCTGCCCAAGGAAATCGGGGAATTGCTGCCATCCGCGTCTGAAGGCGGCCGGGAAGCGGAACATCTCATGTCAATGCCGTTGCGCGAGGCCAGAGAGATTTTCGAGCGGGAGTATCTGACCGCGCAGATCGCCCGCTTTGGCGGAAATATCTCCAAGACCTCCGAATTTGTCGGTATGGAACGGTCGGCCCTGCATCGCAAACTCAAGTCTCTCAATATTGGCTGA